TGGCAACCGACTCGACTGCCGGCCCTTATTTTGTGTCACGATTGACCCCCAGGATGCAAAAGACTTCGACGATGCCATCACCTTCGAAGAGCAGCCCGATGGCACACGACGCATAGGGGTCCACATTGCAGACGTTTCGGCCTATGTTAAACCGAGCACTGCCTTGATTCGCGAGGCGAAGAAACGTGGCAATTCTACTTACCTGGTCGGCACGGTTATCCCAATGCTTCCGCACAAACTATCCAATGGTGTCTGTAGTTTGGTCGAAGCCAAAGATCGTCTCACCAAGAGTGTTTTTCTGACTTTTGACAGCAAGAATCAGCTCCTCAAAACCGAATTTGCCAACACGGTAATCCACTCGCGCAAACGACTCACCTATGAGCAGGCTTTTGCCCTGCTTAAGGAAGATGACCTAGATGTCATTCGAGACTTGCCCACGCCCCCGGCTCACCAAACCGGTTTTGCTGGGCGCGTATTGAACAGCTTGGCAGATGAGGAGTTGAGCTTCTTACAAGACTTAGTGCGGAAACTCTGGGACGTGGCTGGCACACTACGCACCCGTCGGATGAAAAGAGGCAGCCTGGATCTGGATATGACTGAGGTGAAAATCTACGTCGATGAACAGGGGTATGCCGACCGTATCGAGTCCGTCGCTCACGACGAGAGCCATCAGCTGATCGAGGAGTTTATGCTGGCTGCCAACGAAGCCGTCGCCAAGGCCATCCGCGAGGCAGACCTCCCAGGCGTCTATCGCGTGCACGATCAACCCGACGACGACAAACTGAGTGAGCTTGAAGAAACCATGCTCACCCACGAGATCCGAACCGGGGACCTATCCAATCGTAAGCACATGACAGCGCTCCTCAGTAACCTTAAGGATCACCCTCAGGGCTACACCTTGCGCATCGAAGTTTTGCGGAGTTTGAAACAAGCTTGCTACCGCAACATACCCGATGGCCATTACGGGCTCTGCAAGGACGATTACACACATTTCACTTCCCCGATCCGCCGCTACTCCGACCTCGTCGTCCATCAAACGTTTGATCGCCTACTCAAACGCAAACGGCTGCCTTCAGCCCCGGCCAAATTGGATGCGCGTTATTCTGCCGAAAGGCTAGATGGGTTGTGCGAACACATCAGCATCACCGAGCGAAACTCGACTGATGCCGAGCGTGAGTCCGTAAAAATTAAGCTGTTAGAATTCTTTGAGCGCCAAATGGATGCCGAGGAGAAACGCCCCTTCGATGCCGTGATTACAGATATCAAGAACCATGGCATGTTCGTAGAACTTACGCCATCGATGGCTTTTGGCAAAGTGCCCCTTTCCAGCATGAAGGATGACCTTTATGTGCTTAACGGTGATGGAAAGACACTTATAGGACGCCGCAAAAAAAGGAAGTTCTGCGTGGGAGATCGGATCCGCGTCGTTGTTACGCATGTCGATCGCTTCCGGCGACTGATGGATTTCCGCCTGGCGTGATCGCTGAGCTTGTCCTGATTTTTACAATTAAAAGTTCAATGTAGCTGACTAAGGGGCGACTTTTAGGGACGCCACGAATCGCGATGCAGCAGGCCGGCTTGCCCGGTTATGCGTCCCCCCTTAGTCAAGATTCTCATCGCGCTGTGCGTCCTTATCGGACTCGCATGGCTGATCCGTGGGAGCGTCCAGACAGAAAGCTTTGTCCTAGACGCTACAGGGGCCCCAC
This genomic window from Opitutales bacterium contains:
- a CDS encoding RNB domain-containing ribonuclease, producing the protein MKLDDALQAHVASPDYVPARIDELAKALRLNSKADRNRLRRLVSHRIHNGTLAKIKKERICLPRDADLVGGTISFRQSGSALIITQAKNGNHSEKYDVRAEDTGTALHGDQVMARKVRNFRGRYRNQRKRRGGASQDDKQFAKVLQVVDRKNSQVIGTLKRSNYTWFVIPDDPRIVQDVLVPDPKTLRLKPKPRVGDKVVVKLYEWKERHLNPEGKIVEVLGKSHTPMAEYKAILAKYHLDPEFPTNVMDEVATLPDRVRKEDIGNRLDCRPLFCVTIDPQDAKDFDDAITFEEQPDGTRRIGVHIADVSAYVKPSTALIREAKKRGNSTYLVGTVIPMLPHKLSNGVCSLVEAKDRLTKSVFLTFDSKNQLLKTEFANTVIHSRKRLTYEQAFALLKEDDLDVIRDLPTPPAHQTGFAGRVLNSLADEELSFLQDLVRKLWDVAGTLRTRRMKRGSLDLDMTEVKIYVDEQGYADRIESVAHDESHQLIEEFMLAANEAVAKAIREADLPGVYRVHDQPDDDKLSELEETMLTHEIRTGDLSNRKHMTALLSNLKDHPQGYTLRIEVLRSLKQACYRNIPDGHYGLCKDDYTHFTSPIRRYSDLVVHQTFDRLLKRKRLPSAPAKLDARYSAERLDGLCEHISITERNSTDAERESVKIKLLEFFERQMDAEEKRPFDAVITDIKNHGMFVELTPSMAFGKVPLSSMKDDLYVLNGDGKTLIGRRKKRKFCVGDRIRVVVTHVDRFRRLMDFRLA